The Desmonostoc muscorum LEGE 12446 genome includes a region encoding these proteins:
- a CDS encoding Uma2 family endonuclease: MNALTVNLQSVLELTDEQFFNLCQVNRDLRFERTATGELIIMPPTGGETGNRNGRLNQQLFNWSDTDGTGIAFDSSTCFKLPNGADRSPDASWIKLERWDALTEEEKQKFPPISPDFVIELLSPSDSLKVAQEKMREYIDNGVRLGWLINRKSRQVEIYRQGKEVEVLESPVTLSGEDVLQGFILNLEAIW, translated from the coding sequence ATGAATGCTTTAACCGTCAACCTTCAATCAGTATTGGAACTGACAGATGAGCAGTTTTTTAATCTATGTCAGGTAAACCGTGACTTGAGGTTTGAACGCACTGCTACGGGAGAATTAATAATCATGCCACCCACTGGAGGAGAAACTGGAAATCGTAATGGTAGACTAAATCAACAATTATTTAATTGGTCAGATACCGATGGTACTGGCATTGCTTTTGATTCTTCTACTTGTTTTAAATTACCTAATGGTGCAGATCGTTCGCCTGATGCTTCTTGGATAAAGTTAGAACGATGGGATGCTTTAACTGAAGAAGAAAAACAAAAGTTTCCCCCCATTTCTCCTGATTTTGTAATTGAGTTACTTTCGCCAAGTGATAGTTTGAAAGTTGCTCAGGAAAAGATGAGGGAATACATAGATAATGGTGTGCGTTTGGGTTGGTTAATTAATCGTAAATCTCGACAAGTGGAGATTTATCGACAAGGGAAAGAAGTTGAGGTGTTGGAATCGCCTGTTACTTTGTCAGGAGAAGATGTTTTACAGGGGTTTATTTTAAACCTTGAGGCGATTTGGTAA
- a CDS encoding IS630 family transposase, whose protein sequence is MIIERLEKHLAPGKCIHYLCQDETRVGLKTLTGKVITAPGVKPTVAVKWERENFWIYGAIEPLTGQHFQQEYPQLNGDYFQQFLDWLSQQLGSDYAILQIDQAPAHISSAINWPENIIPLLQPPHAPELNPIERLWQFLKKSLKNELFSDLQDLRTRLQQLFEQLTSEQVISISSYNFILEALFYAASY, encoded by the coding sequence ATCATTATCGAGAGGCTAGAAAAACATCTAGCACCAGGAAAGTGTATTCATTATCTGTGTCAGGATGAAACCAGGGTGGGATTAAAAACTTTAACGGGAAAAGTAATTACGGCCCCTGGAGTCAAACCAACTGTAGCGGTGAAATGGGAAAGAGAAAATTTTTGGATTTATGGTGCAATTGAACCATTAACAGGACAACATTTTCAGCAAGAATACCCGCAGCTCAATGGTGACTATTTTCAACAGTTTTTAGACTGGTTATCGCAACAATTAGGTTCAGATTATGCAATTTTACAAATAGACCAAGCTCCTGCTCATATCAGTAGTGCGATTAATTGGCCTGAAAATATTATTCCCCTGCTGCAACCACCTCATGCTCCTGAGCTTAATCCCATTGAAAGGCTGTGGCAGTTTCTCAAAAAATCTCTCAAGAATGAACTGTTTTCTGACTTGCAAGACTTACGCACTCGCCTACAACAATTGTTCGAGCAATTAACATCTGAACAGGTGATTTCCATCTCTTCTTATAACTTTATTTTAGAAGCTCTTTTCTATGCAGCTTCATATTAA
- a CDS encoding helix-turn-helix domain-containing protein: MSRPFKIEIAESEAELKKRLQTANVGNQKEKLMMLWWIKNGQVHEQQEIGKRLALDTSTVTRWLQRYRVGGLDELLEIKKAPGAKRKIDEVAIAALTEELKTGKGFSSYGAIVEWLKKEQGLEVEYATVYALVRYKLGAKLKVPRPQSHKQDEKLVSEFKKNSVSLSRG, encoded by the coding sequence ATGAGCCGCCCTTTTAAGATTGAAATTGCAGAAAGCGAAGCAGAACTAAAGAAACGTCTACAAACAGCCAACGTAGGAAACCAGAAAGAAAAACTGATGATGCTGTGGTGGATAAAAAACGGGCAGGTTCATGAACAGCAAGAAATTGGAAAACGCTTGGCTCTAGATACATCAACTGTCACAAGGTGGTTACAAAGATATAGAGTCGGTGGACTAGATGAATTATTAGAAATTAAAAAAGCTCCGGGAGCAAAACGAAAAATTGATGAGGTAGCGATCGCGGCACTAACAGAGGAGTTAAAAACAGGAAAAGGCTTTAGTAGCTATGGTGCAATAGTGGAGTGGTTAAAAAAAGAACAGGGGCTGGAAGTAGAGTATGCAACAGTATATGCGTTAGTGAGATATAAATTAGGAGCAAAACTCAAAGTACCACGTCCGCAAAGCCATAAGCAGGATGAGAAGTTAGTATCTGAGTTTAAAAAAAACTCGGTATCATTATCGAGAGGCTAG
- a CDS encoding HigA family addiction module antitoxin produces the protein MHPGEVIADILDDLDINTANFADILGVSNQTIQEVINGQSSITVDIAIRLGKALGNGPRLWLNLQQKVDLWDALQSHKEEYEQVMTLV, from the coding sequence ATACATCCTGGTGAAGTAATTGCAGATATTTTAGATGATTTAGATATTAATACCGCAAATTTTGCAGATATTTTAGGAGTATCTAATCAAACAATTCAGGAAGTTATTAATGGTCAAAGCTCAATTACAGTAGATATAGCAATACGTCTTGGTAAAGCTTTAGGAAATGGCCCAAGACTTTGGCTTAATCTTCAGCAAAAAGTCGATCTTTGGGATGCTTTGCAAAGCCATAAAGAAGAATATGAGCAAGTTATGACATTAGTTTAG
- a CDS encoding PIN domain-containing protein has translation MTQRIRQPIRLVALDTEVFDRENFNYQSRAFTKLIELVQDEKICLYLTTVTQQEVMAHIEHLTQQASSAFKNLHKDFRKQAKIIYNSLIFQKLLNLSLNNDELSNELKEQFNEFIKKSKMEILGIDAVSAEYIFTKYFKILPPFKNGQKKHEFPDAFAIAAIEEKAKTENRKIYVISGDHDWEKASNQSEYLIYKESIDKLLTEIIEQESSEVDLCYKILDDNWSEIKNEISHSFSSREFSLSDDFAHGYFELGSEYIEVVVEEIIIIDKSIVDIDEEVESPVVTFELKTEIIYTAYISYDSTEYAYWDSEDHTYYGIEKVEGKLHQKVLTPVELEIILFRDESYNLCFNTIENVDLDPNGLIGTIVLTPGEFEEIEEEFDSCFF, from the coding sequence ATGACACAAAGAATCAGACAACCTATTCGTTTAGTTGCTTTAGATACAGAAGTATTTGATAGGGAAAACTTTAACTATCAATCTAGAGCCTTCACAAAACTTATAGAGTTAGTTCAAGATGAAAAAATTTGTCTATATTTGACTACAGTTACACAGCAAGAAGTGATGGCTCATATTGAGCATCTAACGCAACAAGCTTCATCAGCATTTAAAAATCTCCACAAAGATTTTCGTAAACAGGCTAAGATTATCTATAATTCTCTTATATTTCAAAAATTGTTAAATTTATCTTTAAATAACGATGAACTATCTAATGAGTTAAAAGAACAATTCAACGAGTTTATAAAAAAATCAAAAATGGAGATATTAGGAATAGATGCTGTTTCAGCAGAATATATTTTTACTAAATACTTTAAAATACTTCCTCCTTTTAAAAATGGTCAAAAGAAACATGAATTTCCTGATGCATTTGCCATAGCTGCAATAGAAGAAAAAGCTAAAACTGAAAATAGAAAAATATATGTTATTAGTGGCGATCATGATTGGGAGAAAGCTTCTAATCAGAGTGAGTATTTAATTTATAAAGAAAGCATTGACAAATTGTTAACAGAGATTATAGAACAAGAATCCAGTGAAGTAGATTTGTGTTACAAAATACTTGATGATAATTGGAGCGAAATTAAAAATGAAATATCACATAGTTTTAGCTCTAGAGAATTTTCTTTAAGTGATGACTTCGCACATGGTTACTTTGAATTGGGTAGTGAATATATAGAAGTAGTAGTAGAAGAGATAATAATTATTGATAAATCTATTGTAGATATTGATGAAGAAGTTGAATCTCCCGTTGTTACCTTTGAGCTAAAGACTGAGATTATTTATACTGCTTATATTAGCTATGATAGTACAGAATATGCTTATTGGGATAGTGAAGATCATACATATTATGGTATTGAAAAAGTTGAAGGGAAATTACATCAGAAAGTTTTAACCCCTGTTGAATTAGAAATTATTTTATTTAGAGATGAATCATACAATTTGTGCTTCAATACTATTGAGAATGTTGACTTAGATCCAAATGGATTGATTGGAACTATTGTGTTAACGCCAGGTGAATTTGAGGAGATTGAAGAGGAGTTTGATTCTTGTTTCTTTTAG
- a CDS encoding catalase, translated as MTEPQNLTTADGIPVADNQNSLTAGARGPVLMQDFHLIEKLAHFNRERIPERVVHAKGAAAFGTFTVTNDITRYSKAKLFSEIGKKTEFLLRFSTVGGEKGSADAERDPRGFAIKFYTEEGNWDITGNNTPIFFIRDPLKFPDFIHTQKRNPQTNCKDHNAKWDFWSLSPESLHQVTILFSDRGIPKTYRHMDGFGSHTFSLINAEGDCVWCKFHFKTLQGHQTLTEEESGKLKGEDPDHATRDLFAAIAQGDYPKWRMCIQVMTDEQASKHRDNPFDLTKVWKHSEYPLIEVGILELNRNPENYFAEVEQAAFSPSAVVPGVSFSPDKMLQARIFSYPDAQRYRLGGNYQQLPVNQPKCPVMHYQRDGFMASGNNGGSVPNYEPNSAEGTPKENPAYAEPPSHLGDVTVDRYNHREGNDDYTQAGDLYRLMTPEQQERLVQNIVGTLSQARQDIQMRQLCHFFRADVSYGLRVAEGLGIAIDPSMFGATAQPVGNW; from the coding sequence ATGACTGAACCCCAAAACTTGACAACTGCTGACGGTATCCCTGTTGCGGATAACCAGAACTCACTGACTGCGGGCGCACGTGGCCCTGTATTAATGCAGGATTTTCACCTGATAGAAAAGCTGGCTCATTTCAACAGAGAACGTATTCCTGAAAGAGTTGTCCATGCCAAAGGTGCCGCTGCTTTTGGTACTTTTACGGTAACTAACGATATCACACGCTACAGCAAAGCCAAACTTTTTTCTGAGATTGGCAAGAAAACAGAATTCTTGCTGCGTTTTTCTACGGTTGGCGGAGAAAAGGGTTCAGCAGATGCGGAACGCGATCCTAGAGGTTTTGCCATCAAGTTTTACACAGAAGAAGGCAACTGGGATATTACAGGTAACAATACTCCGATTTTCTTCATCCGTGACCCACTGAAGTTTCCTGATTTCATCCATACCCAAAAACGGAATCCCCAAACGAATTGCAAAGATCACAATGCAAAATGGGATTTTTGGTCACTGAGTCCGGAATCACTCCACCAGGTAACGATCCTGTTTTCAGATCGGGGAATTCCCAAAACCTATCGACACATGGACGGCTTTGGTAGCCATACCTTTAGCTTAATTAATGCTGAAGGCGATTGCGTTTGGTGTAAATTTCACTTTAAGACCTTGCAAGGACATCAAACTTTAACAGAGGAGGAATCGGGCAAGCTTAAGGGAGAAGATCCCGATCATGCGACTCGTGATTTATTTGCAGCGATCGCTCAAGGAGATTATCCCAAATGGCGGATGTGTATTCAAGTGATGACTGACGAGCAAGCATCAAAACATCGAGATAATCCCTTTGACTTGACAAAAGTTTGGAAGCACTCAGAATATCCTTTAATCGAAGTCGGGATATTAGAGCTAAATCGTAACCCAGAGAATTATTTCGCCGAAGTTGAACAAGCCGCTTTTAGTCCTAGTGCAGTGGTTCCTGGCGTTAGTTTTTCTCCAGACAAAATGCTTCAAGCTCGGATCTTTTCTTACCCAGATGCTCAACGGTATCGCTTGGGTGGTAACTATCAGCAACTACCAGTCAACCAACCCAAATGTCCAGTGATGCATTATCAGCGAGATGGCTTTATGGCATCGGGGAACAACGGCGGTAGCGTTCCTAACTATGAACCCAATAGTGCTGAGGGTACGCCCAAAGAAAATCCAGCTTATGCAGAACCACCTAGTCATTTGGGCGATGTCACAGTTGATCGCTACAATCATCGTGAAGGAAACGACGATTATACCCAAGCAGGCGACCTCTATCGGTTAATGACTCCCGAACAGCAAGAGCGTCTTGTGCAAAATATCGTTGGTACTCTCAGCCAAGCAAGGCAAGACATTCAAATGCGCCAACTTTGCCATTTCTTTAGAGCAGATGTTTCTTATGGTCTTCGTGTCGCTGAAGGGTTAGGCATTGCGATCGATCCTTCAATGTTCGGTGCTACTGCTCAACCTGTAGGTAACTGGTAA
- a CDS encoding alkaline phosphatase family protein yields MKKTVILNVVGLTPSLLGKNTPFLSAWAAIGQVVPIKTVLPAVTCSVQATYLTGKLPDEHGIVANGWYFRDECEVKFWRQSNKLVQAPKVWDIAKSIDPNFTCANLFWWYNMYSSVDYAITPRPMYPADGRKLPDIYTHPSDVRSPIQSDLGQFPLFDFWGPKTSINSSQWIADSAKWIEERYSPTLSLVYLPHLDYCLQKFGHDEKHIQADLQEIDAVCGDLIEYYQARNTQIIILSEYGITPVNKAVDLNRVLRENNLIAVREELGRELLDFGASIAFAVADHQIAHVYVNDPAYIPKVRSLLEATEGVAQVLDEQGKQAYHLNHPRSGELVAIASPDTWFTYYYWLDDNKAPDFARTVDIHRKPGYDPVELFLDPQIKFPQGKIALKLLKKQLGFRYLMDVIPVDASLVRGSHGHITTSVDEGPLFITHQTHLVDTNLIEATDVCSLILKHLST; encoded by the coding sequence ATGAAAAAAACCGTTATTTTAAATGTCGTAGGATTAACGCCTAGCTTACTAGGAAAAAACACGCCGTTTTTATCTGCGTGGGCGGCTATTGGCCAAGTAGTTCCAATCAAAACAGTTTTACCTGCTGTAACTTGTTCTGTTCAAGCTACTTATTTAACAGGAAAACTGCCTGATGAACATGGAATTGTTGCTAATGGTTGGTACTTCCGCGATGAATGTGAAGTAAAATTTTGGCGACAATCTAATAAATTAGTGCAGGCTCCCAAAGTTTGGGACATCGCTAAATCAATCGATCCAAACTTCACTTGTGCCAACCTTTTTTGGTGGTACAATATGTATTCTTCAGTAGATTATGCCATTACACCGCGCCCAATGTATCCCGCAGATGGGAGAAAATTACCTGATATTTATACCCATCCTAGTGATGTGCGATCGCCAATTCAATCTGATTTAGGTCAATTCCCTTTGTTCGATTTTTGGGGACCAAAAACTTCAATTAATTCTAGTCAATGGATCGCTGATTCCGCCAAATGGATTGAGGAACGTTATAGCCCGACATTATCACTAGTTTATCTGCCACATTTAGATTATTGTCTGCAAAAATTTGGTCACGATGAAAAACACATCCAAGCAGATTTACAAGAAATTGATGCTGTTTGTGGTGATTTAATTGAATATTATCAAGCACGAAATACTCAGATAATTATTCTTTCTGAGTATGGCATTACCCCAGTTAATAAAGCAGTAGATTTGAACCGCGTGTTACGGGAAAATAATTTAATTGCAGTGCGGGAAGAATTGGGACGAGAACTACTCGATTTTGGTGCTAGTATTGCCTTTGCCGTTGCCGATCACCAAATTGCTCATGTATATGTGAACGATCCGGCTTACATCCCGAAAGTACGATCGCTTTTAGAAGCCACTGAAGGCGTAGCCCAAGTATTGGATGAACAAGGTAAACAAGCCTACCACCTTAATCATCCTAGATCGGGAGAGTTAGTGGCGATCGCCAGCCCCGATACTTGGTTCACCTATTATTATTGGCTAGACGATAACAAAGCCCCTGATTTTGCCAGAACCGTAGATATTCACCGCAAACCCGGCTACGATCCAGTAGAACTTTTCCTCGATCCCCAAATTAAATTTCCCCAAGGAAAAATCGCTCTCAAGCTACTTAAGAAACAACTGGGTTTTCGCTACCTCATGGATGTGATTCCTGTGGATGCTTCCTTAGTACGTGGCTCTCACGGTCATATTACCACTTCTGTTGATGAAGGACCTCTATTTATTACCCATCAAACTCACCTAGTTGATACCAACTTAATTGAGGCCACAGATGTTTGCTCGTTGATTCTCAAACATTTAAGTACTTGA